In Janthinobacterium sp. 67, a genomic segment contains:
- a CDS encoding DUF2917 domain-containing protein produces the protein MHTDHELRSERPLRLENAHARVIECLSGTAWITAYAQFEDCVLRSGERYTIPNDGLVLVEAVGSGHIRVHGTAAPRPALLRWLNLALPHTLITRNT, from the coding sequence ATGCATACCGACCACGAATTACGCAGCGAACGGCCCTTACGCCTGGAAAACGCGCACGCCAGGGTCATCGAATGCCTGTCCGGCACGGCGTGGATCACGGCCTACGCCCAGTTCGAGGATTGCGTGCTGCGCAGCGGCGAACGCTATACGATACCGAACGACGGCCTGGTGCTCGTCGAAGCCGTCGGTAGCGGACACATCCGCGTGCATGGGACCGCCGCTCCGCGCCCTGCCCTGCTGCGCTGGCTGAACCTGGCACTGCCTCACACACTGATCACAAGGAATACATGA